In one window of Macrobrachium nipponense isolate FS-2020 chromosome 2, ASM1510439v2, whole genome shotgun sequence DNA:
- the LOC135221093 gene encoding uncharacterized protein LOC135221093 encodes MARSIKSKRGKRLRQKLRERYKKKADEHLLKIVEKAKSNDLLDISSLVWDPKWKKSKDNTEKMENEDEAAETSEQNVEDVKDEVKMEDGAENTVTTKGHQPKKKFKVYRGGIECLRDKNGALPKWLSQRKVRKAFINRKIKKNDKGKRKALRLL; translated from the exons ATGGCAAGGAGCATTAAGAGCAAAAGAGGAAAGAGGCTTCGTCAGAAGTTACGCGAACGTTACAAGAAGAAAGCAGATGAACATCTCCTAAAGATTGTAGAAAAGGCAAAAAGTAATGATTTGCTGGATATTTCATCAT TGGTTTGGGACCCAAAATGGAAGAAGTCAAAGGATAATAcggagaaaatggaaaatgaagacGAAGCAGCCGAGACCTCAGAACAGAATGTCGAAGATGTAAAAGATGAAGTGAAGATGGAGGATGGGGCTGAAAATACTGTGACGACCAAAGGACACCAGCCAAAGAAGAAGTTTAAGGTTTACAGGGGAGGTATTGAATGTTTGAGAGACAAGAATGGTGCTTTGCCTAAATGGTTAAGCCAGAGAAAAGTGAGAAAAGCATTCATtaacaggaaaataaagaaaaatgacaaaggaAAACGGAAAGCTCTAAGACTGCTGTAA